The genomic segment ACAGTTGCATGGTCATGATTTCACCCCGGACTATTCAGTAAAACCGAAATCAATCGCCGGCAGGATTTTGCCGCTCACAACACCAAAACCGATACGCAGGCCATCTTTTTCACAATGACCTTTCATGATCACGGTATCGCCGTCCTGAATGAATGTGCGCTGTTCACCATTCGACAACGTCAGTGGCTTGGTAGCATTCCAGGTAATTTCCAGCAATGAACCATAAGAATTAGGTGTAGGACCGGAAATTGTGCCTGAACCCATCAGATCACCGACCTGAACATTACAGCCGGCAATCGTGTGATGAGCCAACTGCTGTGCCATGGACCAGTACATATATTTGAAGTTAGTTTCACAGATCACATCAGCCTGGTCTGAATTTTCAGGCTGGATTTCAACCGACAGATTGATGTCATAACTATTACTGCTGTTATCTTCACGCAGATAAGCCAGAGGTTTTGGCTCCTGAACAGGTGAACTGATTTTAAACGGTTCAAGCGCTTCCATGGTTACGATCCATGGCGAGATCGAAGAGGCAAAAGTCTTGGCATTAAACGGGCCTAGCGGTACATATTCCCATTGTTGCAGATCACGTGCGGACCAGTCATTGAATAGCACCATGCCAAAAATATGATCCCAGGCATTTTCAATCGCAATAGGTTCGCCTAAGTTATTTGGCTTGCCGATGATAAAGCCGGTTTCCAGTTCGAAGTCGAGCTTGCGACATGCTGAAAATACTGGACGATCAGAATCCGGTAATTTGATCTGTCCTGATGGACGCACGATTTCTGTCCCGCTAACAATCACGGAGCTGGCACGGCCGTTATAACCGACTGGAAGTTCTGACCAGTTTGCTAACAATGCATTTTTCGGATCACGGA from the Acinetobacter sp. YWS30-1 genome contains:
- the fahA gene encoding fumarylacetoacetase, whose protein sequence is MTTRLKSFIDIAPDSDFPLENLPYGIFSNEQNTQPRAGVALGEWVVDLAALEAKGYLKLEQDQQFFNQPTLNSFIESGKANWSKVRTELQKLLSADHAELRDNKELRDLVFLKQSDVKMHLPVHIPGYTDFYSSKEHATNVGCMFRDPKNALLANWSELPVGYNGRASSVIVSGTEIVRPSGQIKLPDSDRPVFSACRKLDFELETGFIIGKPNNLGEPIAIENAWDHIFGMVLFNDWSARDLQQWEYVPLGPFNAKTFASSISPWIVTMEALEPFKISSPVQEPKPLAYLREDNSSNSYDINLSVEIQPENSDQADVICETNFKYMYWSMAQQLAHHTIAGCNVQVGDLMGSGTISGPTPNSYGSLLEITWNATKPLTLSNGEQRTFIQDGDTVIMKGHCEKDGLRIGFGVVSGKILPAIDFGFTE